The following coding sequences lie in one Rickettsia hoogstraalii genomic window:
- a CDS encoding adenylyltransferase/cytidyltransferase family protein: protein MSCSSNHNAVKLPKIEYYENISLNKNCPINSEIVLVGGCFDLLHYGHIEFLCKAKKQGKYLIVALEPDETIIKYKKRQPIHSQLQRAKILSSFTFVDKVLILPKLKDFNDYARLVQNICPSVIAVTKHDPQLINKQIQAKLINAKVIEVIDLLQHPNIGTLSSSNIIKNI from the coding sequence ATGTCCTGCTCATCTAACCATAATGCTGTCAAATTGCCCAAAATAGAATATTATGAGAATATTTCTTTAAATAAAAACTGTCCTATAAATAGTGAAATAGTTCTAGTAGGCGGTTGTTTTGATTTATTACATTACGGTCATATAGAATTTCTATGCAAAGCTAAAAAACAAGGTAAATACTTAATCGTTGCTTTAGAGCCGGATGAAACAATTATTAAATATAAAAAACGTCAACCTATTCATAGTCAATTACAACGAGCAAAAATTTTAAGTTCTTTCACATTTGTTGATAAAGTACTTATATTACCTAAACTAAAAGATTTTAATGATTACGCTCGGTTAGTGCAAAATATTTGTCCTTCTGTAATCGCTGTAACAAAGCACGATCCTCAGTTAATAAATAAACAAATTCAAGCAAAATTAATAAATGCGAAAGTAATAGAAGTTATTGACTTACTGCAACATCCTAATATAGGCACACTTTCTAGCTCAAATATTATTAAAAATATATAG
- a CDS encoding DUF3035 domain-containing protein yields MKKIFLLFTVLLITSACSKKLKETVGISTAGPNEYQVQRAKALEVPPHYYLPDPGNSKTTYSKVKGQDEFNEGEQALMQDMN; encoded by the coding sequence GTGAAAAAGATTTTTTTATTATTTACTGTTTTATTAATTACTTCTGCTTGTAGTAAAAAGTTAAAAGAAACTGTAGGTATATCAACAGCCGGACCTAATGAGTATCAAGTACAGCGTGCTAAAGCACTAGAAGTTCCGCCTCATTATTATTTACCTGATCCTGGGAATAGTAAAACAACTTACAGTAAGGTAAAAGGACAAGATGAATTTAATGAAGGTGAACAAGCCTTAATGCAGGACATGAATTAA
- the ftsW gene encoding putative lipid II flippase FtsW — translation MNNEISNNFIKLWWRSTDRQIIISLIILFAFSLMLVTTSGSAVASRIGLEESYFASRQIFYLAAASGLILLFSCLNKKWLRRFAIVGFIASIVLLIAVKFFGYEVKGAVRWINILGLSIQPSEFIKPFFAVVTGWILSLKFNDDFPSFTICVILYSIVAILLIIQPDFGMLVMITAVFGIQLFIAGMPIFWIVLAGFLGMIGVTIAYFWLPHVTQRINSFLDPDSSENYQVSKSLKAFEHGGLYGRGPGEGAVKQVLPDSHTDFIFAVAGEEFGAIICLIVIGIFAFIVLRSLIKLLNETDKFVQFAASGIIAQLGLQAIINMGVTLHLLPTKGMTLPFISYGGSSTLAIAIATGMLLGFTRHRIPLNSYKIRNIEI, via the coding sequence ATGAATAACGAAATATCTAATAATTTTATAAAATTATGGTGGCGGAGTACCGATAGGCAAATAATAATTTCTTTAATTATCTTATTTGCTTTTAGTCTAATGCTTGTTACTACCTCAGGTTCAGCAGTAGCAAGTAGAATAGGGCTTGAGGAAAGTTATTTTGCATCTAGACAAATATTTTATTTAGCTGCCGCTTCAGGGCTTATATTATTATTTTCATGTCTTAATAAAAAATGGTTAAGGCGTTTTGCAATAGTTGGGTTTATTGCTAGTATAGTTTTATTAATAGCAGTTAAATTTTTTGGTTATGAAGTAAAAGGGGCAGTGCGATGGATTAATATTTTAGGTCTATCTATTCAGCCTTCGGAATTTATCAAACCGTTTTTTGCAGTCGTTACGGGCTGGATATTATCGCTAAAATTTAATGATGATTTTCCAAGTTTTACGATTTGTGTAATACTTTATTCTATTGTTGCTATTCTTTTAATTATTCAGCCGGATTTTGGAATGCTTGTAATGATTACGGCAGTTTTCGGTATTCAGCTGTTTATTGCGGGTATGCCGATATTTTGGATTGTTCTAGCCGGTTTTTTAGGAATGATAGGAGTAACTATCGCTTATTTTTGGTTACCGCACGTCACGCAAAGAATTAATTCATTTTTAGATCCCGATAGTAGCGAGAATTATCAAGTTAGTAAGTCTCTTAAGGCTTTTGAGCATGGCGGTTTATATGGACGCGGTCCAGGGGAGGGAGCAGTAAAGCAGGTGCTACCTGACTCACATACGGATTTTATTTTTGCTGTAGCAGGTGAGGAGTTTGGAGCTATTATTTGCCTTATTGTTATAGGTATATTTGCTTTTATAGTATTAAGAAGTCTTATTAAATTATTAAACGAAACAGATAAATTTGTACAATTCGCTGCTAGCGGTATAATTGCACAATTAGGGCTTCAGGCAATAATCAATATGGGTGTGACTTTACATTTACTTCCTACTAAAGGTATGACATTGCCGTTTATTAGTTATGGTGGTTCTTCAACGCTTGCAATAGCTATCGCTACCGGTATGCTTCTTGGCTTTACAAGACACAGAATACCTTTAAATTCGTACAAAATTCGTAATATTGAAATATGA
- the coxB gene encoding cytochrome c oxidase subunit II, protein MKNIIRHLSKPAYREEFKGDTSLRTAAYISNRADASLGSMYKLPLEAKFWKMSIALICFLIVSSSCFASEPLPWQVTFQPPASPIMEELHHFHNFLLYISTAIVLFVAGLLGFVCIRFNAKNNPVPAKFSHNVLIEIIWTVIPIIILVIIAVPSFRILRHAEKIPETDLTIKVVGYQWYWHYIYPDHDNLEFDSVMISDENLKPDQKRLLDVDNRIVIPENATVRFLITAGDVIHSFAVPSLGFKIDAVPGRINETWTRVAKKGVYYGQCSELCGINHGFMPIAIEVVSKEDFDNWIASKNKTAMNGENPKLAAN, encoded by the coding sequence ATGAAAAATATTATTAGACATCTTTCCAAACCAGCTTATAGAGAGGAATTTAAAGGAGACACTTCACTTCGCACCGCAGCATACATAAGCAATCGTGCAGATGCGAGTCTAGGCTCGATGTATAAATTACCTCTAGAAGCGAAGTTTTGGAAGATGTCTATTGCTTTAATTTGTTTTTTAATTGTTAGTAGTAGCTGCTTTGCCTCCGAGCCGTTACCTTGGCAGGTAACGTTCCAGCCGCCGGCAAGCCCGATTATGGAGGAATTACATCATTTTCATAATTTTCTGCTTTATATCTCAACAGCTATTGTTTTATTCGTTGCCGGATTACTCGGCTTTGTATGTATCAGATTTAATGCAAAAAATAATCCAGTACCGGCAAAATTTTCACATAATGTTTTAATAGAAATAATTTGGACTGTAATACCTATTATAATTTTAGTTATTATTGCAGTGCCGTCTTTTAGAATATTGCGTCATGCCGAAAAAATACCCGAAACAGATTTAACTATTAAAGTAGTAGGTTATCAATGGTATTGGCATTATATATATCCTGATCATGATAATTTAGAATTTGATAGCGTAATGATCTCTGATGAGAATTTAAAACCTGACCAAAAAAGATTATTAGACGTTGATAATCGAATTGTTATCCCTGAAAATGCTACCGTAAGGTTTCTCATTACCGCAGGTGACGTAATACATAGTTTTGCCGTTCCGTCACTTGGGTTTAAAATAGATGCAGTGCCTGGAAGAATTAACGAAACATGGACAAGAGTTGCCAAGAAAGGTGTATATTACGGGCAATGCTCCGAACTATGCGGCATCAATCACGGCTTCATGCCGATTGCTATAGAAGTAGTAAGCAAAGAGGATTTCGACAATTGGATTGCAAGCAAGAACAAGACGGCCATGAATGGCGAGAATCCAAAATTGGCGGCTAACTAA
- a CDS encoding glycosyltransferase family 4 protein: protein MKILNIMLSRDLGGIQQAFLDYNAALEMQKIEIINITSYKTKINSFLRKTSFKLPNLVPIDPLSVLILKYIIYKIKPDIIIAHGNRAINFSKFAKSQNIKLIGIAHNYSLKGLRKCDFVIALTHHMKEFLLKNNFAESRICILPNMINISKDFTPNKTYRKPIVIGVLARFVAKKGIDVFINAIKILKEKKYDIQAVIGGSGEENDNLIALVHKLNLQDQISFTGWVNDRDKFFEQIDIFCLPSLHEPFGIIILEAMEASVPIVITDTEGPTEIITNMRDGLICKTGSAEDLAGKITYLIDNPIKAKEFSKNAYLTLKQNYDIKVVSEKLATLLYNLKIFS from the coding sequence ATGAAGATACTTAATATTATGCTAAGTCGTGATCTTGGCGGAATTCAACAAGCATTTTTAGATTATAATGCAGCTCTTGAAATGCAAAAAATTGAGATTATAAATATCACTTCTTACAAAACAAAAATAAATTCTTTTCTACGTAAGACAAGTTTTAAACTACCTAACTTAGTACCGATTGATCCGTTATCGGTACTTATTCTTAAATATATAATCTACAAAATTAAGCCTGATATAATTATAGCACATGGTAATAGAGCAATAAATTTTAGTAAATTTGCTAAATCACAAAATATAAAATTAATCGGTATCGCTCATAATTATAGTTTAAAAGGACTACGTAAATGTGATTTTGTTATTGCCTTGACGCATCATATGAAAGAATTTTTACTAAAAAATAACTTTGCCGAATCTAGGATATGCATCCTACCGAATATGATAAATATTTCTAAAGACTTTACTCCAAATAAAACATATAGAAAACCTATCGTAATTGGTGTACTAGCAAGATTTGTAGCTAAAAAAGGTATTGATGTTTTTATTAATGCTATAAAAATATTAAAAGAAAAAAAATATGATATTCAAGCAGTTATAGGTGGAAGCGGCGAGGAAAACGATAATTTAATTGCTTTAGTACATAAACTTAATTTACAAGATCAAATATCATTTACAGGATGGGTTAATGATAGAGATAAATTTTTTGAACAGATTGATATTTTTTGTCTTCCGTCACTACATGAACCGTTTGGTATTATAATACTTGAAGCAATGGAAGCAAGTGTGCCTATAGTTATTACGGATACCGAAGGACCTACAGAGATTATAACAAATATGAGAGACGGGCTTATTTGTAAAACCGGCTCTGCTGAAGATTTAGCAGGAAAAATTACCTACTTAATAGATAACCCTATAAAAGCAAAGGAATTTTCTAAAAATGCCTACCTTACTCTCAAACAAAATTATGACATTAAAGTTGTTTCTGAAAAATTAGCAACATTATTATATAATCTGAAAATATTTAGTTGA
- the lspA gene encoding signal peptidase II encodes MFLLLKKLYITLARSSRIIITLVIIDQLSKWWFIDNLRWKPGLMLKVTSFLNMVYTWNYGISFGLMREYYQYSNAIFLITNTLIVCYLYYLMIFSKTIGSFAGYSFVIGGAVGNLIDRFFRGAVFDFIHFHYQNYSFPVFNLADCFITIGVIILIEDYYSTKKVIEEKAKGNYDNAQIEAMAEKIRNVEQGNDDKI; translated from the coding sequence ATGTTCCTACTCCTAAAAAAACTATATATAACATTGGCTCGTAGTAGTCGTATAATAATAACCTTAGTGATTATTGATCAGTTAAGTAAATGGTGGTTTATTGATAATTTGAGATGGAAACCAGGCTTAATGCTCAAGGTTACTTCTTTCTTAAATATGGTTTATACTTGGAATTACGGTATTAGTTTTGGTCTAATGCGTGAATATTATCAATATAGCAATGCTATTTTTTTAATAACTAACACGCTTATTGTCTGTTATTTATATTATTTGATGATATTTTCAAAAACAATAGGGAGTTTTGCAGGTTATAGCTTTGTAATCGGCGGAGCTGTTGGTAATCTAATTGATAGATTTTTTAGAGGAGCAGTTTTTGACTTCATCCATTTTCATTATCAGAATTATAGCTTCCCCGTATTTAATTTAGCTGATTGCTTTATTACAATAGGAGTAATTATCCTAATAGAAGATTATTATAGTACTAAAAAAGTTATTGAAGAAAAGGCTAAAGGGAATTATGATAATGCTCAAATTGAAGCTATGGCTGAAAAAATTCGTAATGTCGAACAAGGCAATGACGATAAAATATAA
- the murG gene encoding undecaprenyldiphospho-muramoylpentapeptide beta-N-acetylglucosaminyltransferase — MKKIILVAGGTGGHFFPAVALGEELVKRGYEVHFITDLRCKKYINQDMKVIFHILDLKRSINIFLFLPNLSIAILKAIKLLYNIRSSAIIGFGGYPVIAPMFAAIFLRVPIIIHEQNSYLGKVNKFFASFAKKIAISYEDVKNLPEFAKSKIVVTGGIVRENIRNVCHSREGGNLEKLSLVPRFRGDDIKKSKDNIFTIFIFGGSQGAKLFSELIPASIQILIQKEPKLKLHIIQQAALDDQEKIKDIYSKLNINYEVAEFFDNMALKYKEADLVISRAGASTIEELTYIGLPAIFIPLPSAADNHQYYNAKLLADKKAGWCLEQNNISAGKLADKILDLINNPKILEDASQNLLKRRKEGQVLLSNLIEKVICHPVA, encoded by the coding sequence ATGAAAAAAATAATTTTAGTAGCAGGTGGTACGGGCGGGCATTTTTTTCCGGCAGTCGCTCTTGGGGAAGAATTAGTGAAACGTGGGTATGAAGTTCATTTTATTACTGATTTAAGATGCAAAAAATATATAAATCAGGATATGAAAGTAATTTTTCATATCTTAGATTTAAAACGATCAATTAATATTTTTTTATTTTTACCAAACTTATCAATTGCGATCTTAAAAGCTATTAAATTATTATATAATATCAGGTCTTCAGCTATTATAGGATTTGGCGGTTATCCTGTTATAGCTCCAATGTTTGCGGCAATTTTTTTAAGAGTACCGATTATAATTCATGAACAGAATTCTTACCTTGGAAAAGTTAATAAATTTTTTGCAAGCTTTGCTAAAAAGATAGCTATTTCTTATGAAGACGTAAAAAATTTACCGGAATTTGCAAAAAGTAAAATAGTAGTTACCGGTGGGATAGTTAGGGAGAATATTAGAAATGTATGTCATTCCCGCGAAGGCGGGAATCTAGAAAAATTAAGTCTGGTTCCCCGCTTTCGCGGGGATGACATAAAGAAAAGCAAAGATAATATCTTTACAATATTCATCTTCGGAGGGAGTCAGGGAGCTAAGTTATTTTCGGAGTTAATACCTGCAAGTATCCAAATTTTAATACAAAAAGAGCCAAAGCTAAAGTTGCATATAATTCAGCAGGCAGCATTAGATGATCAAGAAAAAATAAAAGATATATATTCAAAATTAAACATTAATTATGAAGTTGCCGAATTCTTTGATAATATGGCATTAAAATATAAAGAAGCTGATTTAGTGATTTCAAGAGCAGGAGCATCTACTATAGAGGAATTGACCTATATAGGGTTGCCGGCAATCTTTATTCCACTGCCTAGTGCTGCGGATAATCATCAATATTACAATGCAAAATTGCTTGCAGATAAAAAAGCAGGATGGTGTTTAGAGCAGAATAATATTTCTGCAGGAAAATTAGCAGATAAAATACTTGATTTGATAAATAATCCTAAGATATTAGAGGATGCTTCACAAAATTTATTAAAAAGAAGAAAAGAAGGGCAGGTGTTGTTAAGTAACTTAATAGAAAAAGTGATTTGTCACCCCGTGGCTTGA
- the murD gene encoding UDP-N-acetylmuramoyl-L-alanine--D-glutamate ligase: MNSHTKQKIGVFGLGKTGISVYEELQGKCDVIVYDDLKANRDIFEELYIVKSFDYSKTAIAALSDSRWQNLDKIVLSPGIPLTHKIVGIAKNFNIPIISDIDLLFEKSKNLNFIAVTGTNGKSTTTALISHILNSNGLDYPVAGNIGVPALQAKASKDGYILELSSFQLDLVKTFTAKIAVLLNITPDHLDRHQDMTGYIAAKSKIFDRMDIDSYAVINIDNDYCREIFITLQQEQRIKLIPFSVTKILENGISVVDDKINDNFFDNISSESFRQDEFQGKPAERIKICEHRRGLQNSLVSSFLNYAVPFNKNLQGAHNYENIAASYAVAKIIGVESKKILESISSFQSLPHRMQYIGSINNISFYNDSKATNAISAVQSIKALDNIYWLAGGIPKEGGIEEIKPYFSKIKKAYFYGQAKEIFANTAKNIVDFVICDNLEQAFDLAYKDAVGDNAEVKNILLAPSCSSYDQFKNFKERGELFIKLSKRHCEEITK; encoded by the coding sequence ATGAATTCTCATACAAAACAAAAAATAGGTGTTTTTGGGCTTGGTAAAACCGGTATATCGGTTTATGAAGAGCTGCAAGGTAAATGTGACGTAATTGTTTATGACGATCTAAAAGCAAATAGAGATATATTTGAAGAATTATATATAGTCAAATCATTTGACTATAGTAAAACCGCTATTGCTGCTTTATCTGATTCAAGATGGCAAAATTTAGATAAAATTGTCTTAAGCCCTGGAATTCCTTTAACGCATAAGATAGTAGGTATTGCAAAAAATTTTAATATTCCAATCATTTCCGATATAGATTTATTATTTGAAAAATCAAAAAATTTAAACTTTATCGCCGTAACTGGTACAAACGGTAAAAGTACTACTACTGCTTTAATAAGCCATATCTTAAATAGTAACGGTTTAGACTATCCGGTTGCCGGTAATATTGGAGTTCCTGCTTTGCAAGCTAAAGCAAGTAAGGATGGATATATACTTGAATTGTCTTCTTTTCAGCTAGATCTAGTAAAAACCTTTACAGCTAAAATAGCTGTGCTTCTTAATATAACTCCCGACCATTTGGATAGACATCAAGACATGACCGGTTATATTGCAGCAAAATCTAAGATTTTTGATCGAATGGATATAGATAGTTATGCAGTAATTAATATTGATAATGATTATTGTCGTGAAATTTTTATAACATTGCAGCAGGAGCAGCGTATAAAACTAATTCCTTTTTCGGTTACTAAAATTCTTGAAAACGGCATTTCGGTAGTTGATGATAAAATTAACGATAATTTTTTTGATAATATAAGTTCAGAAAGCTTTAGACAAGATGAATTTCAAGGCAAGCCTGCGGAGCGTATAAAAATATGTGAGCACAGGCGAGGCCTGCAAAATTCGCTTGTATCAAGTTTTCTGAATTATGCTGTACCTTTTAATAAAAATTTGCAAGGAGCTCATAATTATGAGAATATTGCTGCAAGCTATGCAGTAGCTAAAATAATAGGAGTAGAGTCTAAAAAAATACTTGAGTCTATAAGTAGTTTTCAAAGTTTACCTCATAGAATGCAATATATCGGTAGTATAAATAATATAAGTTTTTATAATGATAGTAAAGCAACAAATGCCATATCTGCCGTACAATCAATTAAAGCACTAGATAATATTTACTGGCTTGCGGGAGGAATCCCTAAAGAGGGCGGTATTGAGGAAATAAAGCCTTATTTCAGTAAAATTAAGAAAGCTTATTTTTATGGTCAAGCTAAAGAAATATTTGCAAATACTGCTAAGAATATAGTAGATTTTGTAATATGTGATAATCTTGAGCAGGCTTTTGATCTGGCTTATAAGGATGCAGTAGGTGATAACGCGGAGGTAAAAAATATCTTGTTAGCACCTAGTTGTAGCTCATATGATCAGTTTAAAAATTTTAAAGAGCGTGGCGAGTTGTTTATAAAGTTATCCAAACGTCATTGCGAGGAAATTACAAAGTAA
- the ctaD gene encoding cytochrome c oxidase subunit I translates to MDITTTEIYHNDHHTPHGWRRWLFSTNHKDIGIMYIIFAVFAGIVGGLFSLLFRLELAMPGGTFLNHDFQLYNVLITTHAVIMVFFMIMPALFGGFGNYFVPLLIGAPDMAFPRLNNISFWLLVPAFLLLMGSAFVDGGPGTGWTLYPPLSNLSGHPGAAVDMAIFSLHLTGLSSILGSINLIVTIFNMRAPGMGLFKMPLFVWSILVTAFLIILAMPVLGGAITMLLTDRNFGTNFFKPDGGGDPVLFQHLFWFFGHPEVYIVILPGFGIVSQVISTFSRKPIFGYQGMVGAMIIIGFVGFIVWAHHMFTVGLSYNALIYFTAGTMIIAVPTGIKIFSWIATMWGGSITFPTPMLFSIGFIILFTIGGVTGIILSNSALDRVLHDTYYVVAHFHYTMSLGALFTAFAGFYYWFGKISGKQYPEILGKIHFWTTFIGVNLTFFPQHFLGLAGMPRRIPDYPEAFAGWNMVSSIGAGISMFAALYFVFIVFYTLKYGKDCPNNPWGDGADTLEWTLTSPPPFHTFETPPHIEG, encoded by the coding sequence ATGGATATAACTACTACCGAAATTTATCACAATGACCACCATACCCCACACGGTTGGAGGCGGTGGCTTTTTTCTACCAATCATAAAGATATCGGCATTATGTATATCATATTTGCCGTTTTTGCCGGAATTGTCGGAGGGTTATTTTCTCTTCTCTTTAGGTTAGAGCTTGCAATGCCCGGCGGCACTTTCTTAAATCACGATTTCCAGCTATATAACGTGCTTATTACCACACATGCAGTTATTATGGTATTCTTTATGATTATGCCGGCTTTGTTCGGTGGTTTTGGTAACTATTTCGTACCTCTATTAATAGGGGCTCCTGATATGGCATTTCCACGCCTTAACAATATCAGTTTTTGGCTGTTAGTTCCTGCCTTTCTCTTACTTATGGGTTCTGCTTTTGTTGACGGCGGTCCTGGAACGGGCTGGACGCTCTACCCTCCTTTAAGTAATTTAAGCGGTCATCCCGGTGCAGCAGTCGATATGGCTATTTTCAGCTTACATTTAACCGGTCTATCGTCAATCCTCGGATCAATTAATTTAATCGTTACTATATTTAATATGAGAGCTCCGGGCATGGGGCTTTTCAAGATGCCGTTATTCGTTTGGTCTATATTAGTTACTGCATTCCTTATAATCTTAGCCATGCCGGTACTTGGCGGAGCTATAACTATGCTGCTTACCGACCGTAACTTTGGAACTAATTTCTTTAAACCGGACGGCGGCGGTGATCCCGTATTATTTCAGCATCTATTTTGGTTTTTCGGTCATCCTGAAGTATATATCGTAATACTTCCGGGCTTTGGTATAGTTAGCCAGGTTATCTCAACTTTTTCACGCAAACCAATATTTGGCTATCAAGGAATGGTCGGAGCTATGATAATAATCGGATTCGTCGGGTTTATCGTATGGGCTCACCATATGTTTACTGTTGGTCTTTCTTATAATGCACTTATATATTTCACTGCCGGAACAATGATTATAGCAGTTCCGACGGGCATTAAAATATTTAGTTGGATAGCGACTATGTGGGGTGGCTCTATTACATTCCCGACTCCTATGCTATTTTCAATAGGATTTATTATATTATTCACGATTGGCGGCGTAACCGGCATAATCCTATCAAATTCGGCACTTGATAGAGTTCTGCATGATACATATTATGTTGTGGCACATTTCCATTATACAATGTCGCTCGGTGCTTTATTTACGGCATTTGCAGGATTTTATTACTGGTTCGGCAAAATATCCGGTAAACAATATCCGGAAATTTTAGGCAAAATCCATTTTTGGACTACATTTATTGGTGTTAATTTAACTTTCTTCCCGCAGCATTTCTTAGGTCTTGCGGGCATGCCAAGAAGAATACCGGACTACCCTGAAGCTTTCGCCGGCTGGAATATGGTTTCGTCGATAGGAGCAGGTATCTCTATGTTTGCTGCTCTTTATTTTGTATTTATCGTTTTCTATACGCTAAAATACGGAAAAGATTGTCCTAACAATCCTTGGGGTGACGGTGCTGATACGCTTGAGTGGACACTTACCTCACCGCCACCGTTCCATACTTTTGAAACACCACCACATATTGAGGGGTAA
- a CDS encoding M23 family metallopeptidase encodes MNDTALSYDFNDILPSSFISASLRKILTSSSLLLFIALVVFVSFAVNNYVNDTLSITLVQPDSSEEETISFKEVVVKKGDTIKSILIEQHIPKNEIEKIVSLIKEGKLSSALKIGQQITFEYETKITENEDEGLTSEVTFLNKIVIIIDKLKTIEVIREGDNFKVEEIIVPLSKKVAKSSVSIESNFMSALKKLGLSNNSIIELINAYAYQIDFQRQIKSGDTATVITEKYVTEDGKFSHHGKILYVSLNLSGKEYNIYRYSHDNNANNHAFFSEDGKSVKRSLLKTPLKVIKVSSHYGNRKHPILGYTKMHKGVDFAAPTGTPIYSAGNGVITEIGWKSGYGKFIQVKHSGTLSTAYAHASNFAKNLKVGSIVKQGQVIAYVGSTGRASGPHLHYEVKIDGKHVNPMSVKTTPGVELNGKNLEKFKQFKKEIKTLNVKLDKELQAGKAVETSL; translated from the coding sequence ATGAATGATACAGCACTATCTTATGATTTTAATGACATATTACCATCATCTTTTATTAGTGCAAGTCTCAGGAAAATTCTCACCTCTTCCTCCTTATTATTATTTATAGCATTAGTTGTTTTTGTCTCTTTTGCCGTTAATAATTATGTTAACGACACTTTATCCATAACTTTAGTACAACCTGATAGTAGTGAAGAAGAAACAATTTCATTTAAAGAAGTAGTAGTAAAAAAAGGCGATACTATAAAGTCAATTTTGATAGAACAACATATCCCTAAAAATGAAATAGAAAAAATTGTAAGTTTAATAAAAGAAGGAAAATTATCTTCTGCTCTTAAAATAGGGCAGCAAATTACTTTTGAATATGAAACAAAAATTACCGAAAACGAAGATGAAGGTTTAACTTCAGAGGTAACATTCTTAAATAAAATCGTTATAATTATCGATAAGCTAAAAACTATTGAAGTAATTAGAGAAGGTGATAATTTTAAAGTTGAAGAAATTATAGTACCTTTAAGTAAAAAAGTTGCTAAATCGTCGGTAAGTATTGAATCAAATTTTATGTCAGCCCTTAAAAAACTAGGTTTATCGAATAATAGTATAATAGAGCTGATTAATGCTTATGCTTATCAAATCGATTTTCAGCGTCAAATAAAAAGCGGAGATACCGCAACCGTAATAACGGAAAAATACGTAACGGAAGACGGTAAATTTTCTCACCACGGTAAAATTCTATATGTTTCATTAAATCTTTCAGGGAAAGAATATAATATATATCGTTATTCTCATGACAATAATGCAAATAATCATGCATTTTTTTCCGAAGATGGTAAAAGCGTAAAAAGAAGCTTACTTAAAACTCCGCTAAAAGTTATAAAAGTTTCTTCACATTACGGTAATAGAAAGCATCCGATACTCGGTTATACTAAAATGCATAAGGGAGTTGACTTTGCAGCTCCAACCGGTACGCCTATATATTCCGCAGGAAACGGAGTTATAACGGAGATAGGTTGGAAGTCAGGTTATGGAAAATTTATTCAGGTAAAACATAGTGGTACGCTATCTACTGCTTATGCTCATGCTTCAAATTTTGCAAAAAATTTAAAAGTGGGAAGCATAGTAAAACAGGGGCAGGTTATAGCATATGTCGGAAGTACCGGCAGAGCTAGCGGACCACATTTGCATTATGAAGTTAAAATTGACGGCAAACATGTTAATCCTATGTCGGTTAAAACAACACCGGGTGTAGAATTAAACGGAAAAAATTTAGAGAAATTTAAACAATTTAAAAAAGAAATAAAAACTTTAAATGTTAAGCTTGATAAGGAATTGCAAGCCGGTAAAGCAGTTGAAACTTCTTTGTAG